A stretch of Episyrphus balteatus chromosome 2, idEpiBalt1.1, whole genome shotgun sequence DNA encodes these proteins:
- the LOC129909243 gene encoding uncharacterized protein LOC129909243 isoform X2, protein MVVYCNYKGCKNKALYGIGRFKLPKNEHLRKIWIFNCGIECSGKRMHLLHICVDHFDKKYVSMGKVPRVSSTAIPIPYWCEQNNLNENSEHCENIVWSSYENQGVLSEVTKLRTNKQQLQRFIELLQSNVEVARATSLKHEAIYKWDEFTLQLNKLGPPKKDWEQWFRVWSELKAMVRKKNKKACQPPTKTLPNGTLIKHVVQFTELEKTVIEILGLDKDENESGNQEIKTSRSNFSITLDGTGDDDVSFEPTNKRIKYNTYESVTKQSSTESEEEPSTSNPSTQTIPRLKELEEVSTEIKFEEEEEVDYEDTISVYSIIDDDIKFEDTDFDEEMTQTNTNESLNKQADEQPFIKTEPEDHDVEEVLPQLSTYIKTEPVEQEPEEEQPSISIKTEPGENQAEKEQPSSIFIKTEPEEHSISTPIIQTVPKPIPLPTPSEDCKKAIEEQTLAQKEFYKNMTVFMGDMRRSMSNIEDYIKRSVQQKDDLLEVKKLKLKAFQEAKLEESIERKQKLKMKAELLALKKLKSITKAGNISNDSK, encoded by the exons atggttgtttATTGTAATTATAAAGGGTGTAAAAATAAAGCTTTATATGGTATAGGCAGATTCAAGTTGCCTAAAAATGAACATTTacgaaaaatttggatttttaattgCGGTATTGAATGTTCAGGGAAGCGTATGCATTTGTTGCATATATGTGTTGatcattttgacaaaaaatatgtGAGCATGGGTAAAGTACCTAGAGTTTCATCGACTGCTATACCAATACCATATTGGtgtgaacaaaataatttaaatgaaaacagtGAACATTGTGAAAATATTGTCTGGAGTTCGTATGAAAACCAAGGTGTATTGAGTGAAGT gacaAAACTAAGAACCAACAAACAACAGCTGCAGCGATTTATCGAACTATTGCAATCAAATGTAGAAGTTGCGAGAGCGACTTCTTTGAAACATGAAGCAATATACAAATGGGACGAATTTACGTTACAACTTAATAAACTGGGTCCACCAAAGAAAGATTGGGAGCAATGGTTTAgg GTATGGTCAGAGTTAAAAGCTATGGTAAGGAAAAAGAATAAGAAGGCATGTCAGCCACCTACTAAAACTCTTCCAAATGGAACTCTTATTAAACATGTTGTTCAATTCACCGAGTTGGAAAAGACTGTTATTGAAATCCTTGGTTTGGATAAGGATGAAAATGAATCCGGGAACCAAGAAATAAAAACTTCACGTTCCAACTTTTCCATTACATTAGATGGCACAGGAGATGATGACGTTAGTTTTGAACCCACGAATaagagaataaaatacaatacctATGAATCTGTAACAAAACAGTCATCCACCGAATCAGAAGAAGAACCATCAACATCCAACCCAAGCACACAAACTATTCCAAGACTGAAGGAGCTGGAAGAGGTTTCTACTGAAATAAAATTCGAGGAGGAAGAAGAAGTAGATTATGAAGACACTATATCAGTATACAGCATAATAGATGATGACATTAAGTTTGAAGACACAGATTTTGATGAGGAAATGACGCAAACAAATACCAACGAATCTCTAAATAAACAAGCCGATGAACAACCATTTATTAAAACTGAACCAGAAGATCATGATGTCGAGGAAGTTCTTCCTCAACTTTCAACCTACATAAAAACTGAACCAGTAGAACAAGAACCCGAAGAAGAACAGCCGTCGATATCTATAAAAACCGAACCAGGAGAAAATCAAGCCGAAAAAGAGCAGCCATCGTccatatttattaaaactgagCCAGAAGAACATTCCATCTCCACTCCCATCATTCAAACCGTGCCAAAACCAATTCCTCTACCAACGCCCTCGGAGGATTGTAAGAAAGCTATTGAAGAACAAACTTTAGCTCAAaaagaattttacaaaaatatgacAGTTTTCATGGGTGATATGAGAAGAAGTATGAGCAACATTGAAGATTATATCAAAAGAAGTGTTCAACAAAAAGATGATCTTCTGGAAGtgaaaaaactgaaattaaaagCGTTTCAGGAAGCAAAGTTAGAAGAAAGTATcgaaagaaaacaaaagttgAAAATGAAAGCTGAGCTTTTGGcacttaaaaaattgaaaagtattaCAAAGGCTGGAAACATTTCAAATgattcaaaatag
- the LOC129909243 gene encoding uncharacterized protein LOC129909243 isoform X1, whose translation MSKRKAVALSEKLTMIEHVKKGAKQKDVAKEFGTSEKTLSQILRSEDKILKFAKESSNRNLNELKRIKYGSKNDTAQWKDILNWVPPAEEKKISGSIPKDTLIESSDELEDIKTRTKLRTNKQQLQRFIELLQSNVEVARATSLKHEAIYKWDEFTLQLNKLGPPKKDWEQWFRVWSELKAMVRKKNKKACQPPTKTLPNGTLIKHVVQFTELEKTVIEILGLDKDENESGNQEIKTSRSNFSITLDGTGDDDVSFEPTNKRIKYNTYESVTKQSSTESEEEPSTSNPSTQTIPRLKELEEVSTEIKFEEEEEVDYEDTISVYSIIDDDIKFEDTDFDEEMTQTNTNESLNKQADEQPFIKTEPEDHDVEEVLPQLSTYIKTEPVEQEPEEEQPSISIKTEPGENQAEKEQPSSIFIKTEPEEHSISTPIIQTVPKPIPLPTPSEDCKKAIEEQTLAQKEFYKNMTVFMGDMRRSMSNIEDYIKRSVQQKDDLLEVKKLKLKAFQEAKLEESIERKQKLKMKAELLALKKLKSITKAGNISNDSK comes from the exons atgtcgAAGCGCAAGGCTGTTGCCCTTTCGGAAAAATTAACAATGATTGAACATGTTAAAAAAGGCGCAAAACAAAAAGATGTGGCTAAAGAATTTGGTACTTCTGAAAAAACTTTGTCGCAAATTTTAAGATCAGAagataaaatattaaagtttgcGAAAGAAAGTTCGAATAGAAAtctaaatgaattaaaaagaataaaatacgGTAGCAAAAATGATACGGCACAATGGAAAGATATTTTAAATTGGGTACCGCCAgcagaagaaaagaaaatctcTGGCTCTATACCCAAAGACACACTGATAGAATCTTCGGATGAGCTGGAAGATATAAAAACACG gacaAAACTAAGAACCAACAAACAACAGCTGCAGCGATTTATCGAACTATTGCAATCAAATGTAGAAGTTGCGAGAGCGACTTCTTTGAAACATGAAGCAATATACAAATGGGACGAATTTACGTTACAACTTAATAAACTGGGTCCACCAAAGAAAGATTGGGAGCAATGGTTTAgg GTATGGTCAGAGTTAAAAGCTATGGTAAGGAAAAAGAATAAGAAGGCATGTCAGCCACCTACTAAAACTCTTCCAAATGGAACTCTTATTAAACATGTTGTTCAATTCACCGAGTTGGAAAAGACTGTTATTGAAATCCTTGGTTTGGATAAGGATGAAAATGAATCCGGGAACCAAGAAATAAAAACTTCACGTTCCAACTTTTCCATTACATTAGATGGCACAGGAGATGATGACGTTAGTTTTGAACCCACGAATaagagaataaaatacaatacctATGAATCTGTAACAAAACAGTCATCCACCGAATCAGAAGAAGAACCATCAACATCCAACCCAAGCACACAAACTATTCCAAGACTGAAGGAGCTGGAAGAGGTTTCTACTGAAATAAAATTCGAGGAGGAAGAAGAAGTAGATTATGAAGACACTATATCAGTATACAGCATAATAGATGATGACATTAAGTTTGAAGACACAGATTTTGATGAGGAAATGACGCAAACAAATACCAACGAATCTCTAAATAAACAAGCCGATGAACAACCATTTATTAAAACTGAACCAGAAGATCATGATGTCGAGGAAGTTCTTCCTCAACTTTCAACCTACATAAAAACTGAACCAGTAGAACAAGAACCCGAAGAAGAACAGCCGTCGATATCTATAAAAACCGAACCAGGAGAAAATCAAGCCGAAAAAGAGCAGCCATCGTccatatttattaaaactgagCCAGAAGAACATTCCATCTCCACTCCCATCATTCAAACCGTGCCAAAACCAATTCCTCTACCAACGCCCTCGGAGGATTGTAAGAAAGCTATTGAAGAACAAACTTTAGCTCAAaaagaattttacaaaaatatgacAGTTTTCATGGGTGATATGAGAAGAAGTATGAGCAACATTGAAGATTATATCAAAAGAAGTGTTCAACAAAAAGATGATCTTCTGGAAGtgaaaaaactgaaattaaaagCGTTTCAGGAAGCAAAGTTAGAAGAAAGTATcgaaagaaaacaaaagttgAAAATGAAAGCTGAGCTTTTGGcacttaaaaaattgaaaagtattaCAAAGGCTGGAAACATTTCAAATgattcaaaatag
- the LOC129911564 gene encoding uncharacterized protein LOC129911564 yields MAKVISTKQQLNRLVELLKENIDIAKAICIKQEAHMKWQEFAVELNKLGPPYRSWDKWMRVWWDLKCKIKKKKSSKPIIKTLPSGARINYLCHFTDLEKTVIEMLGWNTDENVPVKRKLESSPSEDDDIGSQPTKKRMKYSTYESLEAEEELPSTSIKTKPAESSTSTSIVNTVTILELEESSSEYEEVFEDSISICSIEDNEVKFELTNFDEEITQHNIIESPKQQAAEEIPTTSIKTEPEEEDPSIIIKTEPEEHSNTSSPINETMPKPILLPKPILLPKPKDDYEKLLEEQISTQKNFYKNMIDLMGDMKRSMSQCEDSMKKSHQQKDDLLEMKRLKLKAYKKKKIDQAMERKQNMRLKQELLTLKKSKLSTIFACRKYLSK; encoded by the exons at GGCAAAAGTAATAAGTACCAAGCAGCAGCTAAACCGACTTGTTGAATTACTGAAAGAAAATATAGATATTGCCAAAGCGATTTGTATTAAACAAGAAGCTCATATGAAATGGCAAGAATTTGCGGTAGAACTAAATAAGCTGGGTCCGCCATATCGTTCTTGGGATAAATGGATGAgg gtatggTGGGAtttaaagtgtaaaataaagaagaaaaaatcaagCAAGCCGATTATTAAAACTCTTCCAAGTGGAGCTCGTATTAACTATCTATGTCACTTTACCGATTTGGAAAAGACTGTCATTGAAATGCTTGGTTGGAATACGGATGAAAATGTACCCGTAAAGCGAAAATTAGAATCTTCTCCCTCAGAAGATGATGACATAGGGTCTCAACCCACGAAGAAAAGAATGAAATACAGCACCTATGAATCTTTAGAAGCCGAAGAAGAACTACCTTCGACTTCTATAAAAACCAAACCGGCAGAATCATCCACCTCTACTTCAATCGTAAACACCGTTACAATACTGGAGTTGGAAGAGTCTTCATCCGAGTATGAAGAAGTATTTGAAGATTCTATATCTATATGCAGTATAGAAGATAATGAGGTTAAATTTGAGCTGACAAATTTTGATGAAGAAATAACTCAGCATAATATCATTGAATCTCCAAAACAACAAGCAGCAGAAGAAATACCAACAACTTCTATTAAAACCGAACCGGAAGAAGAAGATCCATCAATCATTATTAAAACCGAACCAGAAGAACATTCCAACACCTCTTCCCCCATCAATGAAACCATGCCAAAACCAATTCTTCTACCGAAACCAATTCTTCTGCCAAAACCAAAAGATGATTATGAAAAACTTCTTGAAGAACAAATTTCAACtcagaaaaatttttacaaaaatatgatAGATCTTATGGGTGATATGAAGAGAAGCATGAGCCAGTGTGAGGATTCTATGAAGAAAAGCCATCAACAAAAAGATGATCTACTTGAAATGAAAAGACTGAAATTAAAagcatataagaaaaaaaagatagatcaAGCAATGGAAAGGAAACAAAATATGAGACTTAAACAGGAGCTTTTGACTctgaaaaaaagtaaacttaGCACGATATTTGCTTGCAGAAAATATTTatcgaaatga